GCACTCATTGGCACACCGCCCTGGGCCGCCTCTATAATTGATGCTTTTATTTTATTTAACGGGGTGCTTTTTAATAAATATCCGGTTGCTCCGGCTTGCAAAGCTTTAAACACCCGCTCTTTATCTTCATAAACTGTAAGCATTAAGATATTTATGTCAGGAAATTTTTGTTTAATTAAAAATGCTCCTTCTAAGCCACACATGGCGGGTAATTCAATATCAAGCAGTAAAACGTGGGGTTGGCTGGTTGTATTTTTTAAAAAATCATTTACCGTGCTAAAGCCGCTTTCAACATGCAATTCGGGTTGCATTTGTAAATAATTTACAATGCTTTTCAAAATAAAGGTATCATCTTCAATTATTGAAACACGAATCATCAATCAAAGGTTGTTAAAAATAAAAACAGTGTGTATAGCATATTTGGGGTATTTATTTACCACCGCCGTGTTTTTATCGTAACTGTAAAATACTCGTCGGTGTTAGCGATGCTAAGGACCGCTCTTATCCTTTCGGAACGCATTTTCATGTTTTTTAAGCCCTGGCCGGAATACGCGCCGGTAGGTTTTTGGTCAAGCGTATTTTTTATGATGATCTTCATTCCGTGAGGCCCGTTATTCAGCAATATCCAAACACGGGGATGGCGGTTATGCCGTACAATGTTGTTAACAGCTTCCTTAAAAATAAGGTAGATGTTTTGTCTTAGCAGCTGAGGTAGCGTGCCTACTCTTTCCAATCCTACGGTTTCGAATGTAAAATCGGCGGTGTCAGACAGCATAAAATGTACGTGCTCCTGCATTCTGAAAATCAGGTCTTCTCTGTTATCGTTACGTGCATCTACAGACCATATGATGTCAGATATAGAAGCGATGGCATTTTTACTTTCTGTTGATATTTTTTGAATAATTTCCTGATCCGGTGTTTGTCGGGTATACATAAGTTCGCTGCTTAGCGATATTCTGGTAAGCGTGCTGCCTATTTCGTCGTGTAAATCGCTGGCGATATTGGTTCGTAATTCCATTTCGCGTTTCAGTTTTTGTACACGGGATAACCACAACTGGCAAATAATTAGTACGATAGCTATTGAGACGATGATTTTAAACAGCCATGTTTCATAAAAAGACGGTTCTACAACCAGGGTTTTAACCAGCCAGTATTTGGGGTCAGTATTTGCAGGAAAACGGGCCTGTAAAGTATAAACACCCGGCGATAGGGCATAAAAACTTATTTCGTTAAACAATTTGCTCTTTCGCCATGTTGCCGACATCTCTTTTATCCTAAACAGTATATCTTTTTGTTTAAACGAA
The sequence above is a segment of the Mucilaginibacter celer genome. Coding sequences within it:
- a CDS encoding response regulator → MIRVSIIEDDTFILKSIVNYLQMQPELHVESGFSTVNDFLKNTTSQPHVLLLDIELPAMCGLEGAFLIKQKFPDINILMLTVYEDKERVFKALQAGATGYLLKSTPLNKIKASIIEAAQGGVPMSASVAKKVLSFFSANRSTVYAETHESLTNREIQISNLLIKGDTYKQIAHGLFISPDTVRQHIKNIYRKLQINSRVQLINEFNKRKRA